Below is a genomic region from Methanosphaera sp. ISO3-F5.
GTTTTGTCTTTTTCTATTATTGTGATGTCATGGTCTTCTGCCATTGATTTTGCTAAATTGAAACCTATACGTCCAGCACCAACTATTACACCTATCATATTTTTTAGACCTCGTATGTGGTTTATTATTATAATATTTTTTTTGGGTTTTGTTATGATTAAATTTTTTGGGTGGGATATGTTTTTTTTCTTAAAATTAGTTTTTATTTTTTTTTGGGTTTGTAATGCTGGTATATATATTATACCTAAAATTAGCTTGTAGTTTTTGTTTAATATGATGTAAGTTAGATTAAAAATTAGTGCGGCTGCCGGGATTTGAACCCGGGTCGTAGGCTTGGAAGGCCCAAGTCCTAGCCAGACTAGACTACAACCGCTTGTTATATGTTTCTTGTAATATTTGATGCAACGACCGGGATTCGAACCCGGGTCTCTACCGTGGCAGGGTAGGGTCTTAGCCAGACTGGACTATCGCTGCATATGTTTGTGTACAAGTCACTATACAATAGTCTATCGTATCTTATATATATACTTTATGGTTCAATGTAAAATGAATAAATTTTTAATAAAATTAAAGCATTTTTTATAAAAATGTTATTTTTATTTATCATATTTATATAATATTAAAACCATATTAATAATTAATAATATGATATTAATAATAATCATATTAATTTCAATAAAAATTTGGAGAGATTGTAATGCGCATAAGCATGTCATTACCAAATAAACTTCTTAATGAATTCGACGATGTATTAAGAGACAGAGGATACCAATCACGTTCAAAAGGTATCAGAGATGCACTAAAAGACTACATACTCAGATACCAATGGATGAATGAAATGGAAGGAGAACGAGTAGGAGTATTAGCTGTAATCTACGATCATCATTACGTAGGCGTAATGGAATCAATGACAGACATCCAACACGACTACAGAGAACAAATTAACGCAAGTTTACACATTCACATGAATGACAAATACTGTCTAGAAGTAATCATAGTTAAAGGAGATATAATACATATCAGAGATTTAACAGAAAGAATTATGAGACTAAAAGGAGTCGAACATGTGAAACTAACCAGTGCAGGAACTGGTGAACTAGATAAAGTAACAGAAGACTAAAAAAAAATTAATAAAGATTTATACCCACAAAAAATTAATAAAACAATCTTTTCAAAACAATCTCCAAATTTAACTATTTTTAAACTATTATTAAACCCTTCAAACAAAACAATATATAATGACATATTATGATGATTTAACAAAAGACGAAAAAAGAGTCACTATTTTTAAAGAAGCAATAAAACAAAATGCACACGGACTAACATACGACCTAGGAACAGGCTCCGGAATACTAGCAGGCATAGCATCAAAATATGCCGACAAAGTATACGCATACGAAATAAACCCACTAACAATAAAACACTACACAAAAGCAAACCTACAACAATACAACAACATAACAATAATAGAAACCGATGCAAGCACACATAAATTCACAGAAAAACCTGACGTAGTAATATGTGAAATGCTAGACACAGCACTAATAGACGAAGAACAAGTACCAGTAACCAACAACATACAAAAATACACAAAAAAAGACACAATACACATACCCCATTCAACATACGATACAATCATGATAGGACAAACAAACATAACCAACATCACATATCAAGAAAACAACAAACCCAACTTCAAAGAATACTCAGAAGAAACAAAATATAACGAAACAATATTCCGAGAAAAAAACAACACACACATACAAAAAGAAATAACACTAACATCCAAAAAAACAGGAACAATAAACACAATAAAACTAACCACATACACCAGAGTAACAGAACAATTAATAACAGGACCAACGCCAATGTTAAATCCGCCTTTACTCATACCAACAAAAGAAAAAAAGGTAAAAAAAGGAGAAAAAATAAAAATACAACTAAAATACATAATGGGTGGTGGACTAAATACAATCCAAACAGATATACAATGAACTATCAAAATTTTTAAAACAATACGAAAAATTATTAATATTCACAATAGGAAACACAATGAGGGGAGATGATGGACTAGGACCATTACTATCAGAACAAGTATACAACAAACTAGTCGAAATAACAGACAAAAACACAGACAACGTATACCTATTAAACACAGAATCAACACCAGAAAACCATACAATAGAAATAAGAAACCTAAAACCATCACACATAATAATAATAGATGCAGTAGAATTTGAAGCAAAACCCGGAGAAATGCTACTAATAAACAAGGAACAAATAGATACCTTCAACATATCAACACACTCCATGCCAATATCATTCATAATAAACTACATAGAAGAAACAATAGGAAGCAAAATAATCACAATAGGAATACAACCAAAACAAATGGAACTAATAAACACAATATCCGAAGAAGTAAAAGAAAGTGTAGAAGAATTAACTAATATCATAGTAGAACTAGTCTAGGTGAAAAAACATGAAAATATTATTTATAGGATCAAGATTATTTGATGATGCAGCATGGTATGCAAAAAAACATGAAATAGAAACAATCATCACAGAATCCAACGAAAAAGCTATGAACTTAGACCTTGCAGACAAAAAATACATAGTCCCAAGAGGCATGGAAGAACCAATAAACATAGCAATAAAAGAAGATGTTGACGCAGTAATACCATTAATAGGAATAGACCCACCACTAACAGATGTCGGACTAATGAAAGAAAAACTAGAAAAAGAAAACAACATACCAGTAATAGCAGCATCATCAAACACAGCACAACTAGCAGCCAACAAATACGATACAAAACAAATGTTAACCAAAAATAATATAAAAACACCTAAATTCAAAAAACTAGAAAAACCATACCAGATCCAAGACTTAGAAAATGAATTGCCAATAGTACTTAAAACCCCCGACGGACAAGGAGGAGTCGGAGTAAAAATAGCATTAAACACTGAAGACATTCAAGACTTCATAAAAGATAAAAACAACATCTTCACAGAAAAATTTGTTCAAGGAACAGAAATATCCATAGAAACACTCAGATGGAAAGAACAAACAATAGCACTAGCCCCAGTATACAAGGGAGATACAACACTAGAAGGCACACACCCATTATCCAAGATAAAACAAGCACCACTAAATATCAGTGGAATAGATAACCAACAGCATAACCAAGCAATAAGAGACTTAGCAGAAAAACTTGCAGACATGGTAAAAGTAGAAGGAACAATGGACATAGACATATTACATGATGCCAGAAACAATGAAAACTATGTAATAGAACTAAACACCAGACCAAGTGGAACAAGATACATGACAGCAGCAACAACAAACATCTACCCAATCTGCCAACTAATAGACATGGCATGTGGAACATGGTCTCCAGAAAATGTAAAAAAAGAAATGAAAAGTTACTATGCCACAGAATTGCCAGTAGGAGACTTCCCCGAAAACAGGCAAACACCAAAAATAAAACAATTCAGTGGAGAAAATTCATACATCGTTCATGGCCCAAAACACTACCAAAGGGTAACAATCAGGGCAAACAGCAAAGAAAACTTAAATAACCTAACATATGAATTAGTCCCGGATTATGCGAGAGAAAACAATATAAAATTCATTTAATTTCCTTTTATATTCCATTTTTCACCGTTTGTAGTTACTTATTTTAATCTGAGTCTTGGCATAAATTAGTTTAAAGAGAAAAAAAATGATTACTCTAAAAAAAAGATTAACCTTTTTTTTCAAAAAATATGCCTAATTCAACTGTTTAAAATGTATATCATCAGCACATTTAAATAACTCAGTAGTTTTTTATAGCATAATTTCTTAAATTATTCAATTTCAACGAAATATCCACTAAAATATTGAACTGCTTCTTAGAAAGACCCCTAATAAGAGTACTTTGAGTTAAAATTATACAATTTTCATCCATCATAATATGTTAATACTACTTTATTCGCTCCCTTAACTTTAAAAACGAAAATTAAGAAAAAATTCATGAAAATAACAATTCTGTGACTTCCATATTATAAACCATACAATAAATGGTATATAAATTTAATTTAAGAGGCGCTGGTAAGTAATCAAGGGGGTCTTGGTAAGTAATATATTTACATAATTATATATACATAAGTAACAATCATACTAAAAAAATAATTAATATTGAGTTTTTGACTTTAGGGGGTTAAAGAAATTATGATTAGTCAAATGGACATACTAATCTTCATATTAACAATTATAGTAACAGCACTATTCACAGCAGCTGTACGGCGAGAATTGTTAAAAGCAGATATTAGGGACAATCCAATCATCTCTGAACATAGACAAAAGAGTGGAACACCAACAATGGGCGGTTTTGGGATACTGCTAGGTATATCCCTAATGGCTTTAGTAACATTCACATGGCATGCAGTAAGTTATCTTCACATAACAGTATTTATGATGATAGCTGCAGGAATATTTGGAATGTTTGATGATTTACTAGGATTTAAAGTAAAAGAATATCAGAAAGTTGTAAAAAATACTGGTGACAATCCAGTCCAACTGGGATTATTAACATTACAACCAGGTGAAGAAGCAAGAGTAGCATCACCTAAAGCTAAAAAAGATTATGAACAAATTGTTGAAAAAGAACATAAACTAGAACTAATTGATGAAATACCAATAAAAACAGAAACATCAGAAACAGAGAAAATAATCACACAATTCATATTAGCATGTTTCCTAGTCGTACCAGGAGTATTATCAACTAACATACTTGGAATAGAAATCGGAGTATTGATGATACCATTAGCAATCCTTGCAATCATAGGATCAATAAATGCAGTAAACCTAATTGATGGTATGGATGGACTAGCTGCAGGAATTATTGCAATCGCATCCGTGGCTTCAGCATTATTTGCTGGTGCAACAACAGGTTCTGTAGCATCATTACCATTTGTTGTAATAGCAGGTGCTAGTGTAGGATTTTTGGTATTAAATCATTATCCTGCAAAAATATTCATGGGAGATACAGGATCATACGCATTAGGTACAGGGTACATGGTAGCAGCATTACTTGGAAATACATTAATATTTTCAGTAATAGCTTTGGCAGTTCCAATAATATCAGTCATAATAAGTCTCTTACACAGAGCACATATTATCACACTACCTGTAGAACCATTACATCATACATTAAACTATCATGGAATGAGTGAACAAAAAATTATATTATTATACTGGGGAGTAACATTAATAGTGTCCGTAATAGCATTATTCCTGTTTGGAATAATATAATCATTTGAGGAGTAACAATGAATAATATCAAAACATTAGATTTAGCAAAGAAAATTGAAGGAAAATTGTATGGTCCAAACAAGGAATTAAATGGAACCTTCACATTCCTAAACAAGGCATCTAAAAATGATATTGTAATAAGACATTGGATTAACGAAAAAGGTGTGCAAATAGCATTAGATAAGGAAATATCCTGTATAATCACACAAAATCCTCAAGAAGATACAATTAAATATGCACAAGAGCATGATTTTCCATTAATTGTGACAGATCACATAGAATATGCAACAGCATACGCATTAAACCAATCAATAAAAAAATATGCACAAAACGCTTTTAAAATGTCCATAACAGGAACCAATGGTAAATCAACAACTTCCCACCTTCTATTTACTATTTTTTCAGATTTAAATTATAAAACATACACAAATACTGATGCTGAATCAGAAGGCAACACATTAATAGATCCACGAGTATCAGATGAATTAACAGATTACTACAAGCAACACGGCGAAATAGAAGCAATATCACTGGAAGTATCAGAAGTACAAGGATGGGATGATAAACTAATGAAAAATCATTCATACCAGATGATAAGCGCATTAGAAGCAGACGTGGCAATAATTACAAACGCATCATTTGACCATATGAATCTCGTAGAATCATTCGATGAATTATTAGACGAAATAGAAGGAGCTGCAAGAGCCTTAGATAAACAGGATAAAAACACCTTACTAGTACTAAACTATGAAGATACAAACATCAGAAAAATGAACAAAGCAGTAGAAGATAATCCAAACATAAAAGTAATGTACTTCGGAGATTATGACCCGGAAAACATATTAGACATATCCTATAAAGAAAATGTGGGAATATATGCAAAAGAAACATTATACATCAAATACGAGGATTTACCATTCACATCAGCACATTTTATCCAAGACATCATGGCTGCAATAGCCGTATGTGAATACAAATCATTAAACAAGGAAGAAGTAATAAAATCTCTGAAAAACTATAAACCGCTAGCAAGACGTTTCATCAAACTAAGAGAAAACCCTGTTATCATTGACGACTTTGCACATAACCCTTCAGGAATACAGTTAACAATAGAGAACGGTTCAAAACTGGGGGATAAACTAGTAGTAGTTAATGCAATAAGAGGATCCCGTGGCGAAGATATTAATGAAGAAATCGCTGAATCCCTGGCAAAAACATTAAACCAGAAAGAGGATTACACATTATTATTAACTTGCAGTAAAGATGTGGTAAATCATTTAAACACAGTACTTGACTCAGAACTTCAAGTATTCACTGCAACATTAGATGAACATAACATAAAATATGAAGTAATAGAAAACCTTGAAGATGCATTAAACAAGTCACTACAAATAGCATCACCGGATGATGTCATATTATTGTTAGGAGCCCAGGGAATGGACCCTGCAAGTAATATTCTATCAAAAAACAATCAAATATAATCCAATGCTGTCAAGTTAACGTTCATTTTGTGAGACTGTTTTTTCAAGGCAGTCAAGTTAAAATTTTTATCCCATCATTATCCTTTATTTTTTATATTGTAACCTATTTTTACTTTAAATTTACTTAATTCTATTGATAATTTAATTATATTTAATAATATAAGTATTTATTTAATTATATTGGTATTTAATTATTATTTATAGTTAGTTTTATATATTATGAGTTATATATTATTATTTAGTTAATTAGCATATTGTTTATTTTTATTTTTTTATTTAATTGTTTGTGGATTTGATTGATAATGTTTTGGTGTTGTAGATGTCTTTATGTGGTAATTTATTAGATAATATGGGAAATTTTAATAGTTATGTTTGTGATAAATATATTTTAGATGACAATAAGTTTGTTCGTAATCGTAAATTGACTCAGGAATGTATTATGAAATATGTTCTGTGGAATCGTGGTCGTACTACTGCTTTGGAGGCTTTGTATTTTATGGAGGAGTATTGGGGTGTAATGGATATGGATGTTTCTAAACAAGCTATTTCTCAAAGGAGGATGATTATTGATCCTCAAGCATATATTGATATTAATGATGATTTAATAAAGGCAATTTATAAGAGACCTGAAGAATTAAAAACATTTAAAGGTTATTATTTAACTGCTATTGATGGTTCCATCTTCGATTTACCCAATTATCCTACTATCCGGGAGGATTTTGCCATTGATGAAAATATTGATCATACCCATCACACAGCAACTGCTCGTGTTTCCACAATGGTTGATGTATTAAATGAATTTATTCTTAGTTCAAGTATCAGCAATAGGAAAAGGGGAGAGCTTAAACATGCCCTAAATCATGTAGATGATGTAAAAAGTAAAATCAATCTTCGAAAAACAATTATAGTATGTGATAGAGGTTATGGCTCCAAAGAATTAATGTTAAAAATAATGAAACAACATTCACATTTTGTAATACGACTTAAAAATAGCACATTTAAAGAAAAAAGAGCAAAAATGACAAAAAATGAGCAAATAATATGGATACCCTTAGATGAAACATACATTAAAACTCTTAAAGACAAAAAACTACAAAAATTCGCAATAAAAAAAGAAATTCTACGATTACGTATAATAAACATACAATTACCCACAGGAGAAATAGAAACATTAGCAACAAACATATATGATGAATCCATGACCATTGAAGACTTCAAAGAAATATACAACAAAAGATGGACCATAGAAACCAACTACGACAAATTAAAAAACAAACTACAAACAGAAAACTTCTCTAGTCGCAGAAAAATCATAATAGAACAAGACTTTTACTCAGATATATACGTATTCAACATAGCAACAACAGTCAAACACGACGTAAACCAAGAAATAGAAGAAAAACGAAAAAACAACAACAAATACAAATACAAAGATTACCAAGCAAACTTCAACATAGCAATAGGAATAGTCAAAAAAGAATTACTAAACCTTCTAACCACAGACATAGAAAAACAACAACAAACATCAATGAAAATAATCAAAATACTACAAAAACACTTAATACCAATAAAAGAAGAAAGAAAATCAACAAACAGAGAACCTGTAGACTATGGACACAAATTCACAGACAACAACAAAAGATCTTTCTAAAAAAAAATAATTCACAAAAAAACAGTCACACAAATTGAACATTAACTTGACAGCATTGAATATAATCATTTCACCACCAAACATTTTTTAATACTAAATTCTTTTTACTGAAATTATTTTAATTATTATACATAGATATTAATGTAGAAATATAATCTGATATTTTAATTATAATAATAGGAGTTGTAGTTTTTATGATTAAATCATGTATAGTAATAGGAGCAGGTAATGCAGGAAGACCTGTTGCTAGGTTACTAAACCATCAGGGAGTAGAAGTAACACTCTCAGATTCAAAAGTTTACGAAGAATTCACAGAGATACGTCAACACATGCTGGACGTACTAAAAGGTGAAGGAGTAAAACTTGAACTAGGAAACAGTAATCCGGACATCACAGGATACGATGCAATATACCTTGCACCAACAATACCTAAAACAGCACCAATTTTTAAACAAATAGAAGAAAATTCCATTGAAATCATAACACGAAAAACAATCAGTGACATAATCAACAACATTCTCGACATGGATAAAATTGGAATAACAGGATCTTATGGAAAGACAACCACAACTACCATGATAACAAACATTTTCAAAAAGGCAGGATACAAGGTATATCAATGCTCATCAATGAAATGGAATCTTGTAAGCGAAGCACTAGTCGAAGACATAGTGAACGAGGAATACAAGGGAGCAAACCTTGCAATACTAGAATTACCACACGGAACACTAGGATTACTCGGAGACCTGGACTTAAAGATGGGTGTACTAACCAATTTACACCAGGAACACTTAAGCGAATTTGATGGCTCAATGGAAAAATATATTGAACGCAAATCATTAATCATGAACATATCCGATAAACTAGTTGCAAACATACAATGCGCAGACCTTTTAACAAATAAACGTGAAGATACCATTTACTTCAACTTTGAAAACAATAACACCGAAATAGACACACAAAAATATGAAATAAAATATGCTGCAAACTATCAGAGTGGACAATACACATTCAAACAGGAAGGATCATCAGAAAAAACAGATATTAACATAGACACAGTAGCATCATATAACTATGCAAACTTAACCGCAGCAATAGCAGTATCATTAGAATACGGAATATCATGGGAAAACATAAAAGAAGGATTAGCACTATTTTCAGGAGTAAGTGGAAGAATGGAACACCTCGGAACATACAATGGAGTTGAAGCATACTTTGACTCATCATGTTCCGAATTATCCATAAGACAAGCATTAGACTTCATAAAAGATGAAAACATAATAGTAGTATTCGGTTGTGTAGATTCAACAACAATAAGAGACTATGAAGAAAGCGGAAGAACCGTCGGAGACTATGCCAACATGGTAATAGCAACAGGATACGTTGAAATAACCGGAGAACTACACATGGATTCTGCACTAGGATTACTTAACTCCATAGAAAATGATGACGTAATAAAACTAGCAGTTTGTACAGTGGACGAAGCATCAGAACTAGCAATGAAATATGCAAAACCGGGAGATGATATAGTACACCTCGGAATAGGTGGAACAACTTCCTATAAACAAGTAAAAGACAAACTGCTGAAAGGATTAGAAGAAGGTTGTAAAAGATATGCAAATAACTGATATTAAACAGGATGCAATATTTGGAGTAATAGGAGTTTGTGGAGTAAACGGGAACCTAATAGCCAGAATATTAAGTGACCATGGTTTCAAAGTACAAGCAACAGACATGGTAAATGAAGAAGACTGCAGATTCGGAAGTTCACTAAAAAATTATCCGGATATAAACATTTACTATGGAAAGCTACCAGAAGATTTTATAAAAACATCAGATTATATAGTAATGCCAACACAATTAATAGAATCTAAATCAAAATTATACCAGGACGTTAAACAACAAAACACTCCTATAATAACAGTAGAAGATATATTCACATTATTTGAACCGGCAAGTCCCGTAATCTGCATAACAGGGACAAATGGAAAAACAACCACAACAACCCTACTAAAACACTTCGCATATAGTGCAGGCTTAAAACCCTGTGAACACAACCTGGAAAAAATGCAGGGAAACCTAGCCGACATCCCACCATTACAATCCAGACTAAATGGTGATTTAAGCATACTTGAAACAGGAACATTCGGTTACAAGGGAAGTTTAAACAAGTTAATCAGTGCATGTAAAGCAGATGTAGGATTAATAACCAATATCACAGAGGACCATTTAACAAACAGTAACGATTTTCTAAGCTATGCAAGAGTGAAAGGAGAACTTGTAGAATTATTAAAAAACAAAACTCTCATAGTAAACAGTGATGATCCAACAATAATGTCCCTATTAAGAGAAGTAAAATATGAGGGAAACTTAATAACTTTCGGTATTGAAACAGAATCCTTCAGACAATCAGAAAAACAATGCTTCTGTGGCCAAAAAGTACATATTGATGAATATATTGCAGGAGTAGGAAAATATCAATGCAGTTGTGGTTTAACTTATCAACAACCAGATTATCTTGCAAAAAACATTAATGATGAACATAATTCCTTCACACTACAAACAAAATATGGTAACTACAACTTTCACTTAAACATTCAGGGATTACATAACATATACAATGCAGTAGGTGCAATTATAATAGCCAGAGAAGTACTTAACATACCATTCATGGAAATAGAAGAATATCTTCAAAATTTTAATGGTGTGAACGGAAGGATGAACAAAATAGGCACATACCATGGAAAACAGGTTATGGTGGATTATGCACATAACCCTGCAGGTATGACAACAGTACTAAGAGAACTGAAAAACTCCTATGATGTAATGGTTAATGTTATAACAACATCATCAGAGTCCGGATTGGATGGAGATCATGAAATATTCAGTTGTTCAGCTGACTACTCGGATTATATTGTTCCAGCATCTTACAATGCATACCATTGTGCAAAAGATGCTCTTGAAAAAGGATTATACGATAATAAAATAGTGCTCCCAGATTACATGCCTCATGATAAAAAACAGGGAACATTAGGTGCAACAACAGAACAAGTACTGGCAGGATTCAACAAATCCTTAGATATTGAAGCAGATCTAATAGTATGTACTGGTGAAGCAGCATTTAAATACAAGGACATGTTAATAGAAAAGTTAAACGAAAAAGAATAGTAAAAGTAATTTTTTCTATTACACTACCCCCATTCTTTTGTGGGGGGAGAAAAATGTTTTACTTTCACATTAATTAATCCTAGATATCTACTTATAAAATAAAAAATAAATCTAATATTTAATAATTATCTTCTAATGAAAGATTATTTAAAGATAATAAAAAAAAATTTTTTTCAAGTAGTATGTTAATAAATTAATTTATTAATCGGGGTGAAAAATTGTTTATAAAAGTTAGAAGGGATACATTAATCATTTTAATCCTAGCATTTGTTCTAATACTATCTGGTCGAGCAATGACCTACGTATCATTCGCATCAAGTGATAGTGTAGATGATGGAGTTCCTATAGCAGGAGTAATGATAAAAGGAAATGATATAGTACCAACTTCTTCAATTAAATCAAATATACAAGCTGCCGGTTTTAGGGAAGGAAGTTACATTAAAGGAAATACCTTAATCACATCCCAGAGACAGCTATTGCTATCAGATGCAATACAAAACGCCGAAGAATTTGCTAAACAGGCAACCATACCTGGTACATCTATTGCACCAATCAATGTAGTTGATGTTCAAGTAGATTCCACAAGCGGAAACGTGGTAGTAAATGTTGTAGAAGATTTCTCAGTAATAAAAGTTAAAGTAGCTAACGGTTCTACAACACCATCAGCAAACACAGAGACAGGATAAGATGTTATTGGTGATAATATGACAAGACAATCAAAATATATGAAAATATCCATTTTCTTGTTGCTCTTAATAATGTTTTCATCGGTAGCTAGTGCAACAATGAACGTAGCAGTCATAACTGATCCTACAGGAAAAGACCCTAACGGGTGTGCAGCAGGAAGCCAGTCATTTGCAGCAAACATGTTCCAGTCAACATTTATATTCTCACAGGAACGTAAAATAGCACTCCTATCAGGGGGTGAAGGTACATCAGATGTACGTATAGCTGCAATTATTACTGCACTAACACAACTTCAAGCCAATGCTACACTAGAAAAAATAGTTGGAGTTGCACAAAGCTTTGATGGTATACGTCTAATGGCTGTTAATCCTACAGAGGGTATTGCAGTAGGAGGAGATTTCCAGGTATACGTAGTCACAGTAGACAGTAACAGTAATATTAAAGTACAAGCAGCAAGTGGTGGAGTAGTATCAATACCAGCAGGAACAAGAGGTGCAATGATACACCTTCGTAACTCTGAAGGAAACCCAAAAAGTGGAACAGCAGACAGAGTAAGATTACAAACTGCTATGAACATGGGTAAAATGATTCGAGATGGATACCCAGCAACAACAATCGTAGAAAAAGCATTCGAAGAAGTATCAAAAGATTCAGGAGAAAATCATGGTGGTGGAGCAATTAACTTAATTTCTGGTGTCACCACAGGGGACATGTTTACTCCGGAACAATTAAATGGTGTTGGTTACGAAATGGATCAACCATACAGTAAGGTGAGTCAAACAGGATGGAGTATCGGATTCCCAGAAGCAAACAATTACCAAGTCTCACCAGTAGATGGAAGTCCACTAACCACAATATATGCTTATGAAGCATTAGGAAATGCAATCACAGTATCTAATGACAATCCATCAGTATCAGTATATGGTTCAGATAACAGAGGTTTATATGAAGCAACACAAGATATTGTCTCCGCATCAGTTACCAGAAACGGTTATGATCCAGTCAAAATAACTGCATCACTTAATCGGGCTATAGACAGTGGAACAATAGTAGGTGTAGAACATTTAAGTACTTCAGATTTAAATGTGAAAGAAAATGTTAAAGCAGTGGGTGTTTATTACACGCCAGTATCAAATGGTAGAACTGCACCACAATGGAATTTACCAATAAACTCTCAAATATTTGATGTACTAGGAAATATTCAGACAGTTATCGGTATTCTATTGATATTATTAGCATTATTTAGAAGTTCTTTAATAAAATCATTCTTTAGAAGACGATAGTCTTCCAACCCTATTTTTTATTATTTAATATTTTTTTCAGGTGTATTTTATGGCATTAATTTTAATAAGAGCAATGAATAAGAAGAAAGCTTTAAATTGTTTAGCAGATCTGGAAAGACATGCAAAATTAAACATAATAGGCAAACCAAAATCAGTTTCTTTAGAAAAAG
It encodes:
- the nikR gene encoding nickel-responsive transcriptional regulator NikR, giving the protein MRISMSLPNKLLNEFDDVLRDRGYQSRSKGIRDALKDYILRYQWMNEMEGERVGVLAVIYDHHYVGVMESMTDIQHDYREQINASLHIHMNDKYCLEVIIVKGDIIHIRDLTERIMRLKGVEHVKLTSAGTGELDKVTED
- a CDS encoding 50S ribosomal protein L11 methyltransferase → MTYYDDLTKDEKRVTIFKEAIKQNAHGLTYDLGTGSGILAGIASKYADKVYAYEINPLTIKHYTKANLQQYNNITIIETDASTHKFTEKPDVVICEMLDTALIDEEQVPVTNNIQKYTKKDTIHIPHSTYDTIMIGQTNITNITYQENNKPNFKEYSEETKYNETIFREKNNTHIQKEITLTSKKTGTINTIKLTTYTRVTEQLITGPTPMLNPPLLIPTKEKKVKKGEKIKIQLKYIMGGGLNTIQTDIQ
- a CDS encoding ATP-grasp domain-containing protein, which gives rise to MKILFIGSRLFDDAAWYAKKHEIETIITESNEKAMNLDLADKKYIVPRGMEEPINIAIKEDVDAVIPLIGIDPPLTDVGLMKEKLEKENNIPVIAASSNTAQLAANKYDTKQMLTKNNIKTPKFKKLEKPYQIQDLENELPIVLKTPDGQGGVGVKIALNTEDIQDFIKDKNNIFTEKFVQGTEISIETLRWKEQTIALAPVYKGDTTLEGTHPLSKIKQAPLNISGIDNQQHNQAIRDLAEKLADMVKVEGTMDIDILHDARNNENYVIELNTRPSGTRYMTAATTNIYPICQLIDMACGTWSPENVKKEMKSYYATELPVGDFPENRQTPKIKQFSGENSYIVHGPKHYQRVTIRANSKENLNNLTYELVPDYARENNIKFI
- the hycI gene encoding hydrogenase maturation peptidase HycI — its product is MFTIGNTMRGDDGLGPLLSEQVYNKLVEITDKNTDNVYLLNTESTPENHTIEIRNLKPSHIIIIDAVEFEAKPGEMLLINKEQIDTFNISTHSMPISFIINYIEETIGSKIITIGIQPKQMELINTISEEVKESVEELTNIIVELV
- a CDS encoding phospho-N-acetylmuramoyl-pentapeptide-transferase, whose translation is MISQMDILIFILTIIVTALFTAAVRRELLKADIRDNPIISEHRQKSGTPTMGGFGILLGISLMALVTFTWHAVSYLHITVFMMIAAGIFGMFDDLLGFKVKEYQKVVKNTGDNPVQLGLLTLQPGEEARVASPKAKKDYEQIVEKEHKLELIDEIPIKTETSETEKIITQFILACFLVVPGVLSTNILGIEIGVLMIPLAILAIIGSINAVNLIDGMDGLAAGIIAIASVASALFAGATTGSVASLPFVVIAGASVGFLVLNHYPAKIFMGDTGSYALGTGYMVAALLGNTLIFSVIALAVPIISVIISLLHRAHIITLPVEPLHHTLNYHGMSEQKIILLYWGVTLIVSVIALFLFGII
- a CDS encoding Mur ligase family protein codes for the protein MNNIKTLDLAKKIEGKLYGPNKELNGTFTFLNKASKNDIVIRHWINEKGVQIALDKEISCIITQNPQEDTIKYAQEHDFPLIVTDHIEYATAYALNQSIKKYAQNAFKMSITGTNGKSTTSHLLFTIFSDLNYKTYTNTDAESEGNTLIDPRVSDELTDYYKQHGEIEAISLEVSEVQGWDDKLMKNHSYQMISALEADVAIITNASFDHMNLVESFDELLDEIEGAARALDKQDKNTLLVLNYEDTNIRKMNKAVEDNPNIKVMYFGDYDPENILDISYKENVGIYAKETLYIKYEDLPFTSAHFIQDIMAAIAVCEYKSLNKEEVIKSLKNYKPLARRFIKLRENPVIIDDFAHNPSGIQLTIENGSKLGDKLVVVNAIRGSRGEDINEEIAESLAKTLNQKEDYTLLLTCSKDVVNHLNTVLDSELQVFTATLDEHNIKYEVIENLEDALNKSLQIASPDDVILLLGAQGMDPASNILSKNNQI